AACCAGTTAAATCAGTCACCTCACTCTGGCTGATGGGTCTCCCACTCAGGACCGATTTCCATCTGTTTTGAAGCTGGTTGGCCCAAACACTTGGTAACTGACAAGGGAGTGACCAGTGGGAGCGCTGCTGACCTTGATGTCTGTTGTTGATGTTTGCCACGCTGCTCTACATCAAACTTTTCTATGTTTTGATTGGTTGTAGGTCTGCTCTGCAACTGTCGAAAACAGcctttgaaaatggaaaatgaacgAGCAGGAGGTTTAAGCAACACACCAGGACCTGCCTCAGTTAATACTGTTGTTTTACACACTGTCACACCTGTTGGTTCTTTCGGTCTGAACCGTGACAAACATTTGGTCACAAACTTCTTCATTGATTTAATGAATTGCCAAAGTTCGAGGAGGATAGAAGCACAATACACACTTTTCAGTGATTAGCACCAATGGTTGACTTGCAGCTTTCGTACCAGCCCAAATGAACCACACTAAACTGTTTGTTCCAACCAAACAAGCATCATAAGTGCCATTAATTATTATATCCACATGTGCATTTATTCATATCATCCGACATGAACTGCTAGTCCAGCCTTACTCAGTGCCAGCAAAGAGGTTTCAGCTGATGAACAGTGTGAATTCACAAAGTGGAACTCAGTAGGATGAATGCAAATACTGACTTGTGTGGTGGTGTGACTGGGCCCCAAACATAACCCAAGAGTGAGAATTAGTTAGCGTCACTATGAGGCAgcaacagaacacacacaaaacaccacCAGGAGAACACTGCCTGCTTGGATTGGTGCCTAAGTTTGGTTGTTCAACGTGTGCACTTAAACAGAGTATGTTTTACGCAGTACAACAattacaccccccccaccaTAAACTCTCCCATCACCTGCCTTCACCAACAACCAGCACTGAAACATGCAGAGATACATAAATGACCGTTAATAAGTCTCTTCACTAAACAATGGTCAATTCAACAGCAACGTCTTGGAGTTTGAATTCAGattaagaaaaaaacttttaacatgTAGTtgttaaaaacagaacattaaAAACTACTTTTTATAACCCAACCATTTTGCCAAATAGtgtctttttcttatttccGCACCACAACAACTTCCCTGTCGCTCCCCTGCAGCTACAGCGGGACTATTTGCTGATGAACAAGACTCAGAACATCCCCCATGAGCATCTATAGACCAGAATGCAGTGCAGCCTTTTTGTGCAGAGTTTTTTGAGTGTGTAGTGATTGTTGTGACTCACTGTCTTGGCTGGAACAATTATTTCTTAAACAACCGGCAGCGGAAAGCAACAATTTCCATGTCTTCCTCAAAAAGGGAGCTGAAGGATAATTCTGGCTTTATTTCAACCGGAGCACAAAGCTGATAACAAACCCAGCCTACACCCACTTCTATTAGAGCCAATTAAGCCTGACTGGTACTGGCAAATTTAAAGCCCAAACCCAACCTGAGACATGAagctacattttatttacttaattcaTTACCGATCATTAGCTCAGCAGGCTAATTGCAAAAAAAATTACATGTGAAAATACATGTGAAAATAACCCAGTGTGAACCGAAACCTGAAACACAGAACTTTGTCAGCTTTGAAGCTCTTGTTTCTACAAGCCAATACTTTAAACCATGGAAATAAATTCAACATGTGAATAAACCAGAATTATCCTTTAAAAAAGATGAGGCAGATCGAGTTGATAAATAGTACACTATCATGGTACATACTGATGCTTCATCACAAACTGGTGAGATTTACCAGCAAGAGAATCTGAGGAGGAATGGTCCTTCAATGCTGCGTATATATATCTACACTACAATCAATTCAGGGTGGCATCATAGCCCAACAATCACAGAACAACAGTCCTTGGAATCGGAACAGTCTCCGGTTCAATCACAGCAACATGAATCACACCTACTCAAACGGAGCCATTCTGTGTGAGCTGATCAGCTGATTCACTGAAATATGTCACGTAAATGTGTTGACATATCGGGGGTCCATAGACCTCAGCAAAGGGCTACAGAGTTCCTCACCTCTCCATGACAAATATGCCCACATGGCTAGCGCTGTCGGCCCCCACAGGACCGGAGCTGATCTCTAACTTGGCAAAAAACACTGGACTGCttcatcaagtgtgtgtgtgtgtgtgggcggggggCAAGGAtcaggagaggcagagggagctGGGGTAGGAGGTAAGGGTGCAGACTGGTGTGGGGAGGCCATAGTAGAAGGGGTCAgtgaaggggaagaggaagaagaggaagaggaggacccCCAGCAGGTAGGAGGAGAGGACGATGATGCGTTGGGGGTGCTCCAGGGCTGTGCTGACGGCCGGGAAACCCATGTAGTTGCAGAAGGAATGGCAGAGGACCGGGCCAATCAGGtgacctgaaacacacaggaggaagGTGGGTTTGACTTTATGCCTTACCGCAAAGTGCTGACTTAACATGATGAATGCTGTACTTAAAACAATGTGTCCTCATAAGAATTTttagttgttgtgtttttggtcatctttgctgctttcagacatgcactgaacgttgttgttgttgtgaacgtgtctgagcagagaacatcctctgcattgtgcatgtgtgaaaggcaaactgcggggaaagtccggacccaattctcacGAGTTTCTCTGCaagacatgtctgaaaacaccttTTGTTTTGAACTGGATGGCATCCGCCCTCATTCCCATACAAATCACCTACTGTGTCAGATGTAAATGAAAGCTCCTCACCTGTTCTGATGAAGATAAAGGCAGTGTAGGCCCCAAACACCGCTGTGTAGGAAAACTGGAACCCTGGTGTTGACCAAACAAAAAGGACAGTTCATCCGCTTCTTCCTACTTACTGCATCACCCAGTCAGCCCATGTGACGCAGCCACAACGAACAAGCTGCatccattaaaaacacaagttctcacctgcagagaggaagatTCCTGACAGCGTTCCCTGTCTGAACCTCAGCAACTCGATCACATGGTGGAAGTGAGCTGCAGGACGACAGTATTAGAGAGCAAGTGCAGCAACATGATTTGGCATATgagcagaataaaataaaaatgtatgaacaAGTAAACAGTGTTCTGAGGAGCACTTAGACCCACAGCTGGTTCATCGCGTAGTGGTACGGGATGAATCAGCTCCATGACTTTCTTAGCATCCCATTTTCTGATGTGACAGTAACCCAAGTAAAGGTAGTACTGTTTTAAGGACCacatgtttattatatatacacaccaaTATACAACAAGTCATTTTTATCAAAAAGCTAATTTTCCAGGGAACCACTTGTTTCCATTAGTTCCCATTAGTATGCAAATAAACCAGCAGATTCTAGGAAGTTCACAGTTTTTTTGGCTACTTGCTAGCAGCAGAATATGTAGAAAACTTTGACATCATCCGATAAATAAAACCTAATAGGGCTAATGTGTCAGCAAACAGTTGCTTGTATACACCCAGCAGACAAAGAGCATTACCAGCATTCATGAAGAATGACATTAGCGTTCACGTAAAGAATATGACTCAAATATTCTTCACTCAGTTGAACCACAGTAGAgtcaaaatcaaaacaatgagtTCAAACTgggaggaactgcagagtcaggagaagaaaataaatgttgggtCCATCACAAAGTGACATATAGTATACATAGTGATTTTAtccattgttaatataaaagtaatgatttttttcatgcTTTGTCAAATCTATATTTTACCATGTTGATACAGGGTCTGTTAGGATGTGGCCATGCTGTATTAAATTCTGCTGTTTTGTATCACTCACCTACTCCAAAGAAGAGAGGGCAGGTGAAGATAGCCACAGAAGGGCCAGCACACGGCACCAACATGGGCAGCATGCAGGCCCTGAAGACCAGCTCCTCTGTCAACGGGGCAACCACCTGATTCCTCAACCAGCGCATGTCATTGAAACACAACGTCCAGAAGCACGGGTCTgcaggaggacagagacacGGCAGCAGGTTGTTTCCTCTGTTCTAAAGAAAGCACTTAATTAAAGTTCACTGACATATTTCACACTGAAGCAGAGGTTTCTTGGAGCAACATTTTGACTGAGAAATAGGTTCTTTAGATGCGGTGGAAATCTTAAATTAGTTGAATTCATTCACATCATGCTGGCTATCTCACCAAAGGCTACCCTGATCCCATCCATGAAGCTCCAGGGACAATCCATGGCCAACTGCATAAGGGGGCCCAAGAACAGgacctgcagcaacacacacaggttctATCTTTAGACAGGATTTGTCATCTGAGACATCAAACAACCAaactataatataattattatcatatgtataatttatcatttttaccATTAGCGCAAAGTACTCAATGTCTTATCGAGAGAATCAAGAGATGGACAGATTTCTGGATTAATttataggattattttatacatgcacacaaatacatttgtctAAACAAATCTATTCGTctaaacaaatgtatttgtctacacaaatgtatttgtacatCTATCCTGATCTATTTCGGACTCACAGGGAGAGATGTGAGGCAAAGATAGTGCATGAGCTGACATGGAGAGGATACATTGCGGTAATCTaattaaaacaggaagtggtttggCCGCTTATTTGGTCCATTCATCCACAAGGGCAACagttgaagcagcagcagtgtttgtgtcgCACAGCTCAGGGAGGacattaaagctagggttggtgaTCCTGGAAAAACTAGCAAGAGTAGGCTAAACTTCCGTTCGGCCCTCTCTCAAAGCTACCTGCCCAAAGCACAcagagtttcaggggtaaatccaatacaattgaggtAAATGGTGACAGATTCTTTGCCCTAAGTAGAATTTGATTTGGGGGCCCCTCCACACCTTGGTACCACCAATACTATTGACAATGCTCAATCATTCACATACTGTTAATCCAACACATCCATGGTCAATTTTATTAGTTGTAGCTGTTTTGCTTATACCAATGCCAGGGACACATACGACTTCAGACAGCCTTTTGTTAGTTTAATAGTACAAGCAATTACTCTAGCTCTAGCCATtgtcataaaaaacataaaagtagATGAAATAAGAATTGCGCTTCCTAATAGAGATCCAATGGCTATGCTTGAAGATAGTGCTTAGGTTCTTAGTGCTATAATGAATCCGGGATGACATAAACACTGCGTACagtgaatataataataataatggtgcAACCCAGgatattttctgtagtttagTCAGTTACAGATGTACCTTAAATGCATCGCCTGCTATCCACCACCAAGTAGTGGCAGGTGCTGCTCAGCGTCTGCACACAGTAGCACACAGTTACTGCAGAGCATGTGGCTAACACCTACACTCACTGAGACTTTCGCTTTGATACGAGGGGGAAGCGGGGCCTTGCTTAATTTACAGGGCCCTACACAACACACGCAGTAGGCGTATAGGGGGGGTCCTGCTCCGCTTGTGTTTGGAGGTTCGTTTTTTGGAACACCTTCATATATCATCAACATTGTGGAAGTAGTGTTTCTTACCATggtgagcagcagaggaagtaTGATGGCAGGAATGAGGCCTTCAAACCGGATCCCCATGAGAGCAAATAACGATGAGTCagtctgacaaacacaaatacacacacagccaaTAAATAAAGCAAGCCAGGCTCTGTCTGATAATacagcagctgatgtgttgGAGAGCAACATGACACAACAGTACATATGGATATTAAGAATATATTGATTTAATCTTCAGGCGTTAGACTTGAATATA
The genomic region above belongs to Hippoglossus hippoglossus isolate fHipHip1 chromosome 18, fHipHip1.pri, whole genome shotgun sequence and contains:
- the rce1a gene encoding CAAX prenyl protease 2, giving the protein MAAEEGLSPTLVTEGMRHSDGGFVAPDGLCWVSVLSCLLLACSYVGSLYVWRSDLPRDHPTVIKRRFTSVLIVSGLSPLFVLAWREFTGVRTDSSLFALMGIRFEGLIPAIILPLLLTMVLFLGPLMQLAMDCPWSFMDGIRVAFDPCFWTLCFNDMRWLRNQVVAPLTEELVFRACMLPMLVPCAGPSVAIFTCPLFFGVAHFHHVIELLRFRQGTLSGIFLSAGFQFSYTAVFGAYTAFIFIRTGHLIGPVLCHSFCNYMGFPAVSTALEHPQRIIVLSSYLLGVLLFLFFLFPFTDPFYYGLPTPVCTLTSYPSSLCLS